ATGGAAGGAGATATAGGGCCAGTGAATTGATTCGCGGAGAAATCCAAGATTTTGATGGATTGGGAGACGTTGCAGATAGACGAAGGGTTGGGGCCGGTGAAGGCGTTGTTGCTGATGTTGAAGATGGCCAAATTAGATGGTCGAAGGAGCATGAGTGAGGGATTGAGCGAGCCATTGAAGCGGTTGCTTGAGAGGTCTACCGTGTGGGTGGTGGTGGGGAGGGTGCGGTTGAGTGGGCCGGTGAGGGCGTTGAAGCTCAAGTCGAGTGTGATGAGGCGGGGCGGGAGGGAGGGGAGGAGGCCGGAGAGGTGGTTTTGGGAGAGGTTTATATGGGCTAGGTATGGGAGGTTTGGTAGAGACAGAGAGGCGGCGGTGAGGTTTTTCCCCGGGAGCCAGAGACGCGTGACCCGGCCGTCGGGTGTGCAAGCTATGCCTTCCCAACGGCAGCAGTTGGAGGAGGGAGACCAGTTGAGGTTGAGAGGAGGTGATTGAGAAGAAATGAATGATAGTAAGGAGTTTTGTTCTTGTTTGTCACAACTTAGTACTCTGTTTTGTGTGAGGAGGAATAAATTGAGAGAGAGGGTTAGGAGTAGTATAGGTTTGGCCATTTGATTAATCTCACTTGTGTTCCCTTCATCAATTCTTGTATCATTTATATtcaagaagagagagaaaatatataatccctccgtccgtgatatgttgtccagttttgtcattttgatccGTCTGTGAAAAGttgttcactttgttttttttttctttctttctatttttggtaaatagaCATCACTTTCCATTAACTATTACATtctactataaaactaatatataaatgtagcAACTTCATTCaactaaaattttcaattcattcatttttacatttcttaaaacttgtgttaaGTCAAatttggacaatatttcatggacggagggagtagtactattGGAGTTGAATATGATAGACTAGGGTAGGGTAGGATAGGGTCAAAGTTGAAAATCATGATTCCTTAGTGGAGAGGGAAATGGGATAGGTAGGTCCATCCATATAGATATAGATTTGGATAAATCCATTTTTTGTGAACTCTACTATGTATAATGTATCATTGCAAATGCCAAATATTAATATCAAGCGTAGAATGTAGACTTTATATTCAtactaaagaaaagaaaaattggGCATTTGTTTGATGGAAGGCTTGGTCCATACAATATGAAAAACAAACTCCAAGTTCTGACCCCACAAGTTCTGTTTTCTGGATCCGTCACTGTCACTGTGTAAACGTACAATTATATTGTATCTAGATAGCTATAAGTCGGAACATCTTACCAACTCCCATGTAGATCAACTTAAGAATTCTTATTTTTAAATCCGTCACTATTTAGGCGTGCAATTATATTATATCTAAGTCGCGATAAGCCGTGCATCTTACCTAACTCACATGTCGACCAAGCATAGGGATTCATGTGAATTTTCATAAATGTGAATTAGGATGGAAGAGTCACGAGACGAGACGTTTATTTGTCATGTGAGAGTGATTTAAGGTAGAGATGAACTTTATTAGTTTTGGGTTTACATTCCAAGTTGCGATAAGTATGATGATTAATTTTTGCTTTGTGAATATTGAGATTCCTTTCAACTTATTGTTTGGCAATTGGCATAATTGAGTCAACTTGACTTGGAATACACATTTTCAAAATTACGAAGACTTCAACTTGAAAATCTACACCAACTACTACTAATTAATCCATTAAAATGATTCATCATTCCACTAGTTGTTTATCCTCATAAACAAGGAGAAATTTACaaatatatgaattttattaaaaattattctttttgtccactatagttgagtcgtattctttgTTTAAATTTCTCGTCACTATTTAGGAGTccaatttttcaaaatataagGGACTTTGTATTTCAAACTAGGATAGAGataaaacatacatatatatatttcatcGGGTGTAACATCTACGAGACCCATTATTCGACGTCAAACCTCACAACGACACCAAATCCGAACTCAAATTTCACACACTCTACAACAAGCCTCGTTGCAATTTAATTTAGCACAAACAATTTATTGGTTCAATATCTCAATATAGCTCAGTAAACAGACAAAGAATGACACTATTCATAGTAATAGAAAATGATGGAAATAGCGAGTCCTCTTCAAGAAATGGGCAAGAACTGCACCAACAGAACAGGCTCGAACACAAGCTTAGTTCTTCACGGTTGTCACGTGTCTTAGAAGCATGGAGACAATGTCATGAGAAATTCTTGAAGCCTCTGCTTTCAGGTGATCGATCCTTGCATCAGTTTCTTGCTCAAGGCGCTTCACATTGGCACCCGAGTCTCCACTGCTCTGTAAAACGCATGAAAAAGTTCAATCTCATGCGATTAGAGACTCTAGAGCTCGGACCAGATGGCCGATTGCAAGAGTTTGCTCTGTCATAGAAGAACTCAGAATAGGATATAAACTGATTAAGCAGGAACGATCTGACAAAAACATGCTTCTTGAAATGAATAAGATGAGGAAAAAACAAGTGCGTTGAAAATATCGTCTTGGAGCATAGGACGACGTAAATTAGACATGTTAAAATAACAGGCAAATAATTCAATAGAGTTCCCATCAAACTACCCTATAAATCCTCACCTCCTCAACCTTATTCTGAAAGTCCGCCTCCATTTGATAACGGAATTCAGCAATTTCTTTCTCGGCCTCTTCTTTTGCCTGCTTCAGTCTAGCTTGTTTTGCTGCACACGAAGCCGGGTTATGTTCAAATCACTCGTTCCAAGCTTAAGTAGTGTATCTTTCACACACTAATACAAATTGCTAACTATACATATATGACACATTTTTAATGTAGGAACTTATAAGTTACTTTCTTCCAACTAAACTCTAGGTTGTAATGCATATCCGCCAAACACCAAAGATCAACTTTCAGCACTCGGCACAACCAGAAAGAGCTCGAAAGTTGAAACTAGATTCACTAACCAATATCCAGAATTTATAAGACAGCAGAGTCAGACTGCTTGAGCAATACTACTTCGACAAAAAGGGTAATGAGTTCTCACCAGTTCTAGCAGTATTCACAATGTGCTGAGCTTCTTGCTCTGCAGATAACAAGAGCTGAATTCCGTTCTGGCTACTGCTGGCCATATTCACAGAACTTCAAGAAAGGCTGCAATGACAAAGAGAAGCACGTTAATGCATATCGAGTACCACTAGAAAAAGCAACACAAAATCTCAAAATCCACCATGTTAATATTTGCTTCCAACATCAACAGGAATATCATACTCTATACAACTACAAGGTCCGCTACCACTAGGAAGAAGCAACACAAAAACTCAAAATCCGACATGGTAACATTCGCTTCCAACATCGACAAAAATATGATAACACTCTATACAACTACAAGGTCCGCTACCACCAGGAAGAAGCAACACTAAAACTCAAAGTCCGACACGGTAACATTTTCTTCCGACATCGACAAGAACATGGTACTCTACACAACTACAAGGTCCGTGCGTGTTTACATAATTCATCACCAAGCTAACCTACATTATAGACTTTGATAAATCCTCTTTAAGCTCAGACTACCAACAAATTCAACTGCTAAGAAGAGCTATTAATCCCATCCCCACCTCGTCAATAAGTAATTTCCACCACCCAATCCGGATTGAATTGCCATCTTATACAGGAATTGGAAATTTCCAATGCAATCTTATCCTAGTTAGCATTTTCTAGCTCACCACAAAGCTCAGATCATAAACCCTAGATGTGATCCAACACGAGATTCTAGATTCCACCAGTTTTTTCCACCCGTTTACATTTGAATTTTAAGAGAAACAAATTCAATTATCAATCCATGAATTTGGTGAATCAAGTTAGACAGCAACGATCGTAAATGTACTATTTCAATAACAAAAAAGGACTGGATCCGATCCTAGAATAAAAATTGAGAATATACTAGTTATATGGAGAATCTAACTTTCTAAAGTAAGTATATACCTGCGTAAGGAAGATCGTCGTCGAAGATAGTAAGCTGAAGCAGCAAAAACTGATGAATTATTGCAACGATTGATAGAGAATGAAAGTGGAGAAACAAAGAAATTTTGAGTTCCAAGTGTAGAAAGAGTTTTGAAGAACGTGGGAGCTTGACCTACCGAAGAAAAATATATctctaaatattttcttttttattttatttgaatggCAAAAATGTTGGAAAAATTATGAAGTAATTTCGTCTAGCAAATTCATGTGTGGCATCCTCGAGACTGAGTAACAGGATACCGTCTATTCATATAAAAACGATATCATTTGATTGAAAAATATCAATAGTATATTTTGTGTTGACAACCGATCTTATTTACCATGAGATAATTGAGAATATTACTTGCAAAACTTCATGGTTTTCTCATTTTTAAATTCACATAGTATAGACCAACATTTAACCGAACTTCGTGATTTTTTCAGCAATTTATCGGTCAATTGCCATTATTACCCCTAAGTTTGTAGATTATTTTAGAAAAACATTCATAAACTTACTGTAAAATAACAATTTtattaaagtgaaaaaaaaaacttcctCCTAGTAAAGTAGCAATTTGATGATTAATAAATTCAAGTAAATTAGTgcaattaaaatcttaaaacaaACCCTCAAATTAAACCCAATGAATTTTCTCATACAAATTTAAATGAATCAAATGTTTTTCTGGTCTTTTACACTTCATAGTCTGTAGATTTCATCAACCAAATATGAAGTACAATGATGAACTAAAATCAAAGCAAAAACATGATCTAAATTAAATGACATTTGAAATGGGAGATTAATTCTGAACAAACTATTTTTTGCAGCAAAACTGGTGGATAACACATCCATGAGAGCATCATCAATTCATCTTAAACAGCTAGAACAACGACTATCCTCGAACGAAAGCTTCCAAATGGAGCAGCATCCGAAACTATTCCCGGGTCGCCTCAAGTTTTCTTTTTTCAACTTTGTGTTTTACCATTGTGTCATAAGCATATCCAGCAGTATGTGTTGTCACCCCAGTAAGCAATTTACCGGTTTTGAAGGGCCTCGATCGCCTTCTTCCACTGCGCTGCTCGTTGCTTTGCATCATCAAAGCACATGACCTTCTTCGGCTGTATCAAGATacaatttttttcattacaTAAGGATGTATTCATGCTATTA
This genomic interval from Salvia splendens isolate huo1 chromosome 13, SspV2, whole genome shotgun sequence contains the following:
- the LOC121760163 gene encoding V-type proton ATPase subunit G 1-like gives rise to the protein MASSSQNGIQLLLSAEQEAQHIVNTARTAKQARLKQAKEEAEKEIAEFRYQMEADFQNKVEESSGDSGANVKRLEQETDARIDHLKAEASRISHDIVSMLLRHVTTVKN